A window of the Synechococcus sp. M16.1 genome harbors these coding sequences:
- a CDS encoding putative quinol monooxygenase, with translation MVSFDKSTPFMLLARIHVKPGCVDQYLELARVTDEAVQASEPGMIHHTFDQDPDDPQAFVWSEVYANDEAFSAHVSNPPVQQYLQKHAELGDGFSVEVYGTVGDDCRQLMESFGLPLKIFETKLGYSRV, from the coding sequence ATGGTCAGCTTCGACAAATCCACACCGTTCATGTTGCTGGCGCGAATCCACGTCAAGCCCGGTTGTGTTGACCAGTACCTGGAGCTGGCTCGCGTCACCGACGAAGCCGTTCAAGCTTCTGAGCCAGGCATGATTCATCACACCTTTGATCAGGACCCAGACGATCCCCAGGCGTTCGTTTGGTCAGAGGTCTACGCCAACGACGAGGCGTTCAGCGCCCATGTGTCGAACCCTCCCGTTCAGCAATATCTGCAAAAGCATGCGGAACTTGGCGATGGCTTCAGCGTTGAGGTTTACGGAACGGTGGGCGATGACTGCCGGCAGCTGATGGAGTCGTTTGGACTTCCACTCAAGATCTTTGAAACCAAGCTCGGATACAGCAGGGTCTGA
- a CDS encoding DUF1651 domain-containing protein encodes MPSPHPLPRYRATHEPPQQPGGEGWLVSAEQQKVVQFKPDASTFHAQWVAVRTYNWIPPNPPVPQTRRRMLRHNAIEAWNTMLKTGWRRCPPPVR; translated from the coding sequence TTGCCGTCGCCCCACCCCTTGCCCCGTTACCGCGCCACCCACGAACCACCACAACAGCCCGGCGGAGAAGGCTGGCTGGTGAGCGCAGAGCAGCAGAAGGTGGTGCAGTTCAAGCCAGATGCATCCACCTTTCATGCCCAGTGGGTGGCGGTGCGCACCTACAACTGGATCCCGCCCAACCCGCCGGTGCCTCAGACCCGGCGACGGATGCTGCGGCACAACGCCATCGAAGCCTGGAACACGATGCTCAAAACGGGCTGGCGACGCTGTCCACCACCGGTGCGCTGA
- a CDS encoding gamma-glutamyltransferase family protein codes for MLRKLKALLLALSLWSSLPASAAPISRDDPESTDPGHKGISTARGSAVVVTANPLASTAALATLKKGGSAIDALVTAQAVLAVVEPQSSGLAGGGFLLHWDATQRQLAVLDGREVAPERSRPGDLLDAAGDPLPWRQATSQANAIGIPGTVALLWKAHQNHGQLPWAQSLQPAIRLASAGFLPSPRLLRSIRLAQRFGVAHSPAFQALYLPGGQPPAADHPFRNPALARTLKLLARKGGPAFYQGPLAEQILDGVNALQASEPNFRGWSSADLSSYAVVRRTPLCSQQLQHRICTVPPPSSGGLALLQTLALLNQTTNLASSSAAEPQVWRQLAFAQAWADADRLYWVHDPIDGAVPSAALLDPAYIAYRARTMQSTNGARPTPGLPPGIDHFPYGRPDQGIEQGTSQITIVDASGNIASYTSSVETIFGSRHLVGGMVMNNQLTDFAFKPSIGGKPVANRRLPGRRPMSSMAPTLVFRKGEPVLALGSPGGRSIPHLLSRVLLASLAWNEPPARAVGLPHLSRRRTMLVLESDPPLPWPFPLQQLKSEARPRRQSIGSGTALIQKIGAGWQGAADPRREGTALALP; via the coding sequence GTGCTCCGCAAGCTCAAAGCGTTGCTGCTGGCGCTGAGCCTTTGGAGCAGCCTCCCAGCATCGGCAGCCCCGATCAGCAGGGACGATCCGGAATCCACAGACCCCGGCCACAAGGGCATCTCCACCGCCCGCGGATCCGCCGTGGTTGTCACCGCCAATCCTCTCGCCAGCACTGCGGCGCTAGCTACGTTGAAGAAAGGCGGCAGCGCCATCGATGCTCTGGTCACAGCCCAGGCGGTGCTGGCGGTGGTGGAACCCCAGAGCTCCGGCCTGGCGGGTGGTGGTTTTCTGCTGCACTGGGATGCCACGCAACGCCAGCTTGCAGTGCTCGATGGCCGTGAAGTGGCCCCCGAACGCAGCCGCCCCGGCGATCTGCTTGATGCCGCGGGGGATCCCCTCCCCTGGCGTCAGGCCACCAGCCAAGCCAACGCCATCGGCATTCCCGGCACCGTGGCCCTGCTCTGGAAGGCCCATCAAAACCACGGCCAGCTGCCCTGGGCACAAAGCCTGCAACCGGCGATCCGCCTGGCCAGCGCTGGCTTTCTGCCGAGCCCGCGACTGTTGCGCTCCATTCGCTTGGCCCAGCGTTTCGGCGTGGCCCACAGCCCTGCATTTCAAGCGCTTTACCTGCCCGGCGGCCAGCCACCAGCAGCGGATCATCCCTTCCGCAACCCAGCCCTGGCACGCACCCTGAAACTGCTGGCCAGGAAAGGGGGACCAGCCTTTTATCAAGGGCCTCTGGCGGAGCAGATCCTGGACGGGGTGAATGCCCTGCAGGCCAGCGAGCCGAACTTCCGCGGCTGGAGTTCCGCTGATCTGAGCAGCTATGCCGTGGTCCGGCGAACTCCCCTCTGCAGCCAGCAGCTGCAGCACCGGATCTGCACGGTGCCGCCCCCCAGCAGCGGTGGCTTGGCGCTGCTGCAAACCCTGGCGCTGTTGAACCAAACCACCAACCTGGCCAGCTCCAGTGCAGCTGAGCCGCAGGTGTGGCGGCAGCTGGCCTTCGCCCAGGCCTGGGCCGATGCCGACCGGCTCTACTGGGTGCACGACCCCATCGATGGAGCAGTGCCCAGCGCAGCCCTGCTGGATCCGGCCTACATCGCCTACCGGGCCAGAACCATGCAGAGCACCAACGGCGCAAGGCCAACACCGGGGCTACCCCCAGGCATCGATCACTTTCCCTACGGCAGGCCAGATCAGGGCATCGAACAGGGCACCAGCCAGATCACCATCGTGGATGCCAGCGGCAACATTGCCTCCTACACCTCCTCGGTGGAGACGATTTTCGGGAGTCGGCACCTTGTGGGAGGCATGGTGATGAACAATCAGCTCACCGATTTCGCCTTCAAGCCCAGCATTGGCGGCAAACCGGTCGCCAACCGCCGGCTGCCCGGACGGCGACCGATGTCGTCAATGGCGCCGACGCTGGTGTTCCGCAAGGGCGAGCCGGTGCTGGCCCTAGGCAGCCCCGGCGGCCGCAGCATTCCCCATCTGCTCAGCCGGGTGCTGTTGGCGTCCTTGGCCTGGAACGAACCGCCGGCGCGGGCGGTGGGCCTTCCCCATCTCTCGCGCCGGCGCACAATGCTGGTGCTGGAAAGCGATCCACCGCTGCCCTGGCCGTTTCCGCTGCAGCAGCTCAAAAGCGAAGCAAGGCCACGGCGTCAGAGCATCGGCAGCGGCACCGCTCTGATTCAAAAAATAGGTGCTGGCTGGCAGGGGGCCGCTGATCCGCGCCGCGAAGGCACAGCCCTGGCCCTGCCCTGA
- a CDS encoding DoxX family protein produces the protein MTASKLFDFLGRVLMAAVFVNALPAKFTNFAETAGFIASKGIPEPLASVLLVAAIVVLIAGSILLVFGSNTVLGASLLLLFLVPTTLIFHTFPVDSGFAMNLALIGGLILAITRAWGNGVPSFTHLRSKG, from the coding sequence ATGACTGCTTCGAAGCTGTTCGATTTCCTCGGCCGGGTGCTGATGGCGGCTGTGTTTGTGAATGCCCTGCCGGCCAAGTTCACCAACTTCGCTGAAACCGCAGGCTTCATCGCCTCCAAGGGCATTCCCGAACCCCTGGCCTCTGTGCTGTTGGTGGCGGCGATTGTGGTGCTGATCGCCGGATCGATCCTGCTGGTGTTCGGCAGCAACACGGTGCTGGGGGCCTCACTGCTGCTGCTGTTCCTGGTGCCCACCACGCTGATCTTCCACACCTTCCCGGTGGACAGCGGCTTTGCGATGAACCTGGCCCTGATCGGGGGGTTGATCCTGGCCATCACCCGTGCCTGGGGCAATGGCGTGCCCAGCTTCACGCACCTGCGCTCCAAGGGTTGA